The Lysobacter sp. HDW10 genome window below encodes:
- a CDS encoding restriction endonuclease subunit S has product MAKQGAAMVTPRLRFPEFRKADAWAEKPLKEICTVNPQNDGLPDSFIYIDLESVEGGVLKSRNRIKKKSAPSRAQRLLSNGDVIFQVVRPYQRNNLFVDFRDADAYVASSGYAQLRAKGSKPFLYQLIHTDRFVQKVIEKCTGSNYPAINSTDLAEVASFAPAGVKEQQKIADCLTSLDEVIAAQGRMVEALKVHKRSLMQQLLPREGETRPRLRFPEFQRALTWQQTPLGDLVDLLSGYPFDGAAIVEDSSGERLMRGINITEGAIRHSAEIDRYYVGPMNGLEKFRLARNDLVIGMDGSKVGKNSALIGDEDVGALLIQRVARLRAESVALMDFIFQQIHSPRFHAYVDRINTSSGIPHISARQIREYPIHSTGEAEQQRIADCLSSLDVQITAESNQLAVLEAHKRGLMQQLFPATEAVGA; this is encoded by the coding sequence ATGGCGAAGCAGGGTGCAGCGATGGTGACGCCGCGGTTGCGGTTTCCGGAGTTTCGGAAGGCAGATGCATGGGCGGAAAAACCGCTGAAAGAAATTTGCACCGTTAACCCACAAAACGACGGCTTGCCGGACTCGTTCATATACATCGATCTGGAATCCGTGGAAGGCGGAGTTCTCAAGTCAAGAAACCGTATCAAAAAGAAGTCGGCGCCAAGCAGGGCGCAAAGACTTCTCAGTAACGGCGATGTCATTTTTCAGGTGGTACGTCCCTATCAGCGGAACAATCTATTCGTCGATTTCCGTGATGCCGACGCCTATGTCGCGTCATCGGGGTACGCGCAGTTGCGAGCGAAGGGAAGCAAGCCCTTCCTTTACCAGCTCATTCACACCGATAGATTCGTGCAGAAGGTGATTGAGAAATGCACTGGGTCGAACTATCCAGCAATCAACTCGACAGATCTTGCTGAAGTTGCGTCATTCGCACCAGCGGGCGTCAAGGAACAACAAAAAATCGCCGACTGCCTGACGTCGCTGGACGAGGTGATTGCTGCGCAGGGGCGCATGGTGGAAGCGTTGAAGGTGCACAAGCGCAGCCTGATGCAGCAGCTGTTGCCCCGCGAAGGCGAAACCCGTCCCCGCCTCCGCTTCCCCGAGTTCCAAAGAGCTTTGACGTGGCAGCAAACGCCTCTCGGCGATCTGGTTGATCTCCTGTCCGGCTATCCGTTCGACGGTGCTGCGATTGTCGAGGATAGTTCCGGTGAGCGACTGATGCGGGGCATCAACATTACGGAAGGTGCCATTCGACACAGTGCCGAGATAGACAGGTATTACGTTGGCCCCATGAATGGCCTTGAGAAATTTCGATTGGCCAGAAATGACTTGGTCATCGGCATGGATGGATCGAAAGTCGGAAAGAACTCCGCGCTGATCGGAGACGAGGACGTAGGTGCGTTGCTCATCCAGCGAGTTGCTCGGCTTCGGGCTGAATCCGTAGCATTGATGGATTTCATTTTTCAGCAGATCCACTCGCCGAGGTTTCACGCTTATGTGGACCGCATTAATACAAGCTCTGGAATTCCACACATCAGCGCAAGGCAGATCAGGGAGTACCCAATTCATTCCACCGGCGAAGCGGAGCAACAACGAATCGCCGACTGCCTCTCCTCCCTCGACGTCCAGATCACCGCCGAATCCAACCAGCTCGCCGTCCTCGAAGCCCACAAGCGGGGCCTGATGCAGCAACTGTTCCCCGCGACGGAGGCAGTCGGCGCATGA
- a CDS encoding type I restriction endonuclease subunit R, with protein MRVKECTIEQELIEKLGDLKYTLRADIRDRAALERNFREKFEALNNVTLTDAEFHRLLDEIVTPDVFKAAQTLRNRNALTRDDGTPLNYTLVNINDWCKNDFEVASQLRINTDYSHHRYDVILLINGVPAVQIELKTLGITPRRAIEQIVEYKNDAGNGYTRTLLCFIQLFIVSNRDATYYFANNNTRHFAFNADERFLPIYQYAAPDNSKIGGLDAFADAFLPKCTLGQMISRYMVLLASEQKLLMMRPYQIYAVKNIVECIDKNLGNGYIWHTTGSGKTLTSFKASTLLKANPAIEKCLFVVDRKDLDRQTREEFNRFQEGCVEENTNTGALVRRMLSDDAADKVIVCTIQKLGLALDGGSTRNQSREKRGLNSHAEQLEVLRDKRIVFIFDECHRSQFGENHQAIKTFFPNAQLFGFTGTPIFEQNASYKRIEGEEQTLKTTEDLFQKPLHEYTITHAIEDRNVLRFHVDYFKPDGKHPVKPGEPLAKRAIVEAILNRHDTATGGRCFNALLATASINDAIEYITLFKSAQAEKQQSDSNFVPLKITAVFSPPADVSADVKQLQEDLPQEQADNKKNPEEKKTALAAIIADYNAAFGTNHRIEEFDGYYQDVQKRIKDQQFANADLPRKGREKLDIVIVVDMLLTGFDSKYLNTLYVDKNLKHHGLIQAFSRTNRVLNDTKPYGNILDFRGQQKEVDAAIALFSGVKAEQARTIWLVDTAPVVIEKLKEARDQLASFMASQGLSGKPEDIANVKGDAARAGFVERFKQVQKLKTQLDQYTDLDDAQKQQIETILPRDEHNAFRGAYLETAQRLRAQQAKPDSKKNEDIDQLDFEFVLFASATIDYDYIMKLAADISMQPAGKASMSREQLIGLIAGDAKFIDEREEISEYVRGLKAGAGLDEAAIRAGYEAFKQDKAARALAAVADTHGLPVARLQAFVEAVLARRIFDGEALTALLAPLELGWKARAQKEEALMRDLIPLLRKRAGGREIAGLKAWEEAR; from the coding sequence ATGCGCGTCAAGGAATGCACAATCGAGCAAGAGCTGATTGAAAAGCTCGGCGACCTGAAATACACCTTGCGCGCTGACATCCGCGATCGAGCTGCGCTGGAACGCAACTTCCGCGAAAAGTTCGAGGCGCTGAACAACGTCACCCTCACCGACGCAGAGTTCCACCGTCTGCTAGATGAAATTGTCACGCCCGACGTGTTCAAAGCAGCGCAAACGCTGCGCAACCGCAACGCCCTCACTCGCGATGACGGAACGCCCCTGAATTACACGTTGGTGAACATCAACGATTGGTGCAAGAACGATTTTGAGGTTGCCAGTCAGTTGCGTATCAACACTGATTACAGTCATCACCGCTACGACGTAATCCTGCTCATCAATGGCGTGCCCGCCGTGCAGATCGAACTAAAAACACTGGGTATCACCCCGCGCCGCGCCATCGAGCAGATCGTCGAATACAAGAACGATGCCGGCAACGGCTACACCCGCACATTGCTTTGCTTCATACAACTTTTCATCGTCAGCAATCGCGACGCGACGTACTACTTTGCCAACAACAACACCCGTCATTTCGCCTTTAATGCGGACGAGCGCTTCCTGCCGATCTACCAGTACGCCGCACCGGACAACAGCAAGATCGGCGGCCTTGATGCTTTTGCCGATGCTTTCCTACCGAAGTGCACGCTAGGCCAGATGATCAGCCGCTACATGGTGCTGCTGGCGAGCGAACAGAAGCTGCTGATGATGCGGCCGTATCAAATCTACGCCGTGAAGAATATCGTCGAGTGCATCGATAAAAACCTAGGCAACGGCTATATCTGGCACACCACCGGCAGCGGAAAAACGCTCACCAGTTTCAAGGCATCAACTCTGCTCAAAGCCAATCCGGCAATCGAGAAGTGCTTGTTCGTGGTTGATCGCAAAGACCTCGATCGCCAGACCCGCGAAGAATTCAATCGCTTCCAAGAAGGCTGCGTGGAAGAGAACACCAACACCGGCGCGCTCGTGCGACGCATGTTGTCCGACGATGCCGCCGACAAGGTCATTGTATGCACTATCCAGAAACTGGGCTTGGCGTTGGACGGTGGCAGCACGCGTAACCAAAGTCGCGAGAAGCGCGGTCTCAACAGCCATGCCGAACAATTGGAAGTTCTGCGCGACAAGCGCATTGTCTTCATCTTCGACGAATGCCACCGCTCGCAGTTCGGAGAGAACCATCAAGCCATCAAGACGTTCTTCCCCAACGCCCAGTTGTTTGGTTTCACCGGTACGCCGATTTTCGAACAGAACGCCAGCTACAAGCGCATCGAGGGCGAGGAACAGACTTTAAAAACCACCGAAGACCTGTTCCAGAAGCCCCTGCACGAATACACGATCACCCACGCCATCGAGGATCGGAACGTCCTGCGTTTCCATGTCGATTACTTCAAGCCCGACGGCAAGCACCCGGTGAAGCCTGGCGAGCCACTTGCCAAGCGCGCCATAGTCGAGGCCATCCTAAACCGACACGATACGGCCACGGGCGGTCGCTGCTTCAATGCGCTACTAGCCACCGCGTCGATCAATGATGCCATTGAGTACATCACGCTGTTCAAAAGCGCGCAGGCTGAGAAGCAGCAATCAGATTCAAACTTTGTGCCGCTCAAAATCACTGCAGTGTTTTCACCGCCCGCTGACGTCAGCGCCGACGTGAAGCAGTTGCAAGAAGACTTGCCGCAGGAGCAGGCCGACAACAAGAAGAATCCCGAAGAAAAGAAGACCGCGCTGGCGGCCATCATCGCCGACTACAACGCTGCGTTCGGCACCAACCATCGTATCGAGGAGTTCGATGGCTACTACCAAGATGTGCAAAAGCGCATCAAGGATCAACAGTTCGCCAATGCCGACCTGCCAAGAAAAGGCCGCGAAAAGCTGGACATCGTGATCGTGGTGGACATGCTGCTCACCGGCTTCGACAGCAAGTATTTGAACACCCTGTACGTGGACAAGAACCTCAAGCACCACGGCCTGATCCAGGCGTTCAGCCGCACCAACCGCGTGCTCAACGACACGAAACCGTATGGCAACATCCTCGACTTCCGCGGCCAGCAGAAGGAAGTGGATGCCGCCATCGCGCTGTTCTCCGGCGTCAAGGCCGAACAGGCGCGCACCATCTGGCTAGTGGACACCGCACCGGTGGTGATCGAGAAGCTCAAGGAAGCGCGCGACCAGCTCGCCAGCTTCATGGCCTCGCAGGGCCTCAGCGGGAAACCCGAAGACATCGCCAACGTCAAGGGCGACGCCGCCCGCGCCGGCTTCGTCGAGCGCTTCAAACAGGTGCAGAAGCTGAAGACCCAGCTGGATCAGTACACCGATCTGGACGACGCACAGAAACAGCAGATCGAAACGATCCTGCCCCGTGATGAACACAACGCGTTCCGCGGCGCGTATCTGGAAACCGCGCAGCGCCTGCGCGCGCAGCAGGCCAAGCCGGACAGCAAGAAAAACGAGGACATCGACCAGCTCGATTTCGAGTTCGTGCTGTTCGCCTCCGCCACCATCGACTACGACTACATCATGAAGCTGGCGGCCGATATCTCCATGCAGCCGGCCGGCAAGGCCAGCATGAGCCGCGAGCAGTTGATCGGCCTGATCGCCGGCGATGCCAAGTTCATCGACGAGCGCGAGGAGATCAGCGAATACGTGCGCGGCCTCAAGGCCGGCGCCGGCCTGGACGAGGCCGCCATCCGCGCCGGCTACGAGGCCTTCAAGCAGGACAAGGCCGCCCGCGCGCTGGCCGCGGTGGCGGACACGCACGGCCTGCCGGTCGCCCGCCTGCAGGCCTTCGTCGAAGCCGTGCTGGCCCGCCGCATCTTCGACGGCGAGGCGCTGACCGCACTGCTGGCGCCACTGGAACTGGGCTGGAAGGCGCGCGCACAGAAGGAGGAGGCACTGATGCGCGACCTGATCCCGCTGCTGCGCAAGCGCGCCGGCGGGCGCGAGATCGCCGGGCTGAAGGCTTGGGAGGAGGCGCGGTGA
- a CDS encoding virulence RhuM family protein: MSGLILYTTEDGASRIQLRADGQTVWLTQAEMAELFDVTTENIRQHLKNIFSDNELEPERTAKDSLVVQQEGGREVRRPATVYNLDAILAVGYRVRSPRGVQFRRWASTALKEYLLKGFVLDDERLKNPDGRPDHFDEMLARIRDIRASEKRFYQKVRDLFALSVDYDKTDRATQAFFATVQNLLLYAVTQKTAAELILARANADDPHFGLRSWSGGRVRKQDIVVAKNYLVEDEIDTLNRLVTIFLETAELRAKNRQDIPMRFWMENVGRIITANDFPLLANAGSVSHAQMEAQAIDRYLAFDQERKQREAQAADAADEAELSALENKIKRRLKP, from the coding sequence ATGAGTGGCCTGATCCTCTACACCACCGAGGACGGCGCCAGCCGCATCCAGCTGCGTGCCGACGGCCAGACGGTCTGGCTGACGCAGGCCGAGATGGCGGAGCTGTTCGACGTCACCACCGAAAACATCCGCCAGCATCTGAAAAACATCTTTTCAGACAATGAGTTGGAGCCTGAACGAACTGCCAAGGATTCCTTGGTAGTTCAACAGGAGGGCGGGCGCGAGGTGCGCCGCCCGGCCACGGTCTACAACCTCGACGCCATACTGGCCGTCGGCTATCGCGTGCGCTCGCCGCGCGGGGTGCAGTTCCGGCGCTGGGCCAGCACCGCGCTCAAGGAATACCTACTCAAGGGATTCGTTTTGGATGACGAGCGCCTGAAGAACCCAGACGGTCGCCCAGATCACTTCGACGAGATGCTGGCGCGCATCCGCGACATCCGTGCCTCGGAAAAGCGCTTCTACCAGAAGGTGCGCGACCTGTTCGCGCTGAGCGTGGATTACGACAAGACCGACCGCGCCACCCAGGCCTTCTTCGCGACAGTGCAAAACCTATTGTTGTACGCAGTGACGCAGAAGACTGCGGCCGAACTGATCTTGGCGCGCGCGAACGCCGACGATCCGCACTTCGGCCTGCGCAGCTGGAGTGGCGGCCGCGTGCGCAAGCAGGACATCGTAGTCGCCAAGAATTACTTGGTCGAAGACGAAATCGACACCCTCAACCGGCTGGTGACGATCTTCCTAGAAACCGCTGAACTCCGGGCTAAGAACAGGCAGGACATTCCCATGCGCTTTTGGATGGAGAACGTAGGGCGCATTATCACGGCCAATGATTTTCCGTTGCTGGCGAACGCCGGCTCGGTCAGTCATGCGCAGATGGAAGCCCAAGCCATCGATCGCTACTTGGCTTTCGATCAGGAGCGCAAACAACGCGAAGCGCAGGCCGCCGATGCGGCTGACGAAGCCGAACTTTCGGCGCTGGAGAACAAGATCAAGAGACGCCTAAAGCCATGA
- a CDS encoding restriction endonuclease, producing the protein MLQEAIDSLFRLPAGKGGIINSLRSIDLRLVDDLVEFVRGPGFVLDFSDRSFSDFFATELKINIDDPKYAVNGRSKGKRLRHFIQTCDDWTAVRTLEALWEHRSEFLTRSGSVDPIVNAQIRYQGLITRLTRGSNPSRSSLGPQPPPVNPATIAKIKADLLAVAAMAPQARGYAFEGFLKGLFDAFGLAAQEPFRLRGEQIDGSFQLASEIYLLEAKWHGPPIGVSELHTFHGKIEQKAAWTRGLFVSNSGFTEDGLAAFGRGKRVICMDGLDLYEMLNREIPLTQVLERKVRRAAETGAPFIRIRDLFPNWQE; encoded by the coding sequence ATGCTTCAAGAGGCGATCGACAGCCTCTTTCGGCTGCCTGCGGGGAAGGGGGGAATCATCAACTCGCTTCGATCTATTGACCTACGTTTAGTTGACGACCTCGTCGAATTCGTCAGAGGACCAGGCTTCGTGTTGGATTTTTCCGACAGAAGCTTCTCGGACTTCTTCGCCACCGAACTAAAGATCAACATCGACGATCCTAAATACGCGGTCAATGGCCGATCGAAGGGCAAGCGCCTCCGACATTTCATTCAGACCTGTGATGACTGGACCGCCGTTCGCACCCTTGAAGCGCTCTGGGAGCATCGCAGCGAGTTTCTGACTCGTTCCGGCAGTGTCGATCCGATCGTGAATGCCCAGATCCGCTACCAAGGTTTGATCACCCGCCTAACGCGGGGCTCCAATCCGTCGCGGTCTTCATTGGGCCCACAGCCTCCTCCCGTAAACCCCGCGACTATCGCCAAGATCAAAGCGGATCTGTTGGCCGTAGCGGCGATGGCGCCGCAAGCTCGCGGCTATGCATTTGAGGGCTTCTTAAAAGGCCTGTTCGACGCCTTTGGTCTAGCCGCACAAGAGCCGTTCCGGCTTCGCGGTGAACAGATCGACGGCAGCTTTCAGCTCGCGAGCGAGATTTATCTGCTAGAGGCCAAATGGCACGGGCCGCCGATCGGCGTCTCTGAGCTGCACACCTTCCATGGCAAGATCGAACAAAAGGCGGCCTGGACCCGCGGTCTTTTTGTGAGCAATAGTGGCTTCACTGAAGATGGCCTCGCCGCTTTTGGACGCGGAAAAAGGGTCATCTGCATGGATGGTCTCGATCTATACGAAATGCTCAACCGTGAAATCCCTCTTACTCAGGTCCTCGAGCGCAAAGTCCGTCGCGCAGCAGAAACCGGCGCACCCTTCATCCGCATACGCGACCTTTTCCCTAACTGGCAGGAATGA
- a CDS encoding DUF1837 domain-containing protein → MAQFDDWCISVEAPVGNNRLRVITGQTSNLGVGIQATAAVVPTHYASAEQIARALARLGKQAAAAQIESLLPTTKQIRSGDLAEIYAAEWIDAHSGGYRAPIKRLRWKDHRNMAMRGDDVIGIFQDPQTHRLQFLKTEAKSRVRLSAQVLTEARAGLDKDGGLPSAHALHFISARLLELGNQPLADSIDDALLKHGVPPQSVRHLLFTFSGNAPDALLTASLQAYSGPITQWGIGLRVEGHAEFIGAVYDRVIANANNS, encoded by the coding sequence ATGGCGCAGTTCGATGATTGGTGCATTTCGGTTGAAGCGCCGGTGGGTAACAATCGCCTGCGAGTCATAACAGGACAGACCTCCAACCTAGGGGTCGGCATTCAGGCGACGGCGGCTGTCGTGCCTACGCATTACGCCTCGGCGGAGCAGATCGCGCGTGCACTCGCGCGACTTGGCAAGCAAGCGGCCGCCGCCCAGATCGAGAGTCTGCTGCCCACGACTAAGCAGATCCGCTCCGGCGACCTCGCTGAAATCTACGCGGCGGAATGGATAGACGCTCATAGCGGCGGCTACCGCGCGCCCATCAAACGACTGCGATGGAAAGATCATCGCAACATGGCAATGCGGGGTGATGACGTAATCGGCATCTTCCAAGACCCACAAACTCATCGTCTTCAGTTCCTGAAGACTGAGGCGAAGAGCCGCGTCCGTTTGTCCGCGCAAGTCCTGACCGAGGCGCGCGCCGGTCTGGACAAAGATGGAGGATTGCCCTCAGCCCACGCACTGCACTTTATTTCCGCACGTCTCCTCGAACTTGGCAATCAGCCGCTGGCCGATTCAATCGACGACGCGCTGCTCAAGCATGGCGTCCCGCCGCAGAGTGTTCGGCATCTGCTTTTCACATTCTCAGGCAATGCCCCAGACGCATTGCTAACCGCTTCCCTGCAAGCGTATTCCGGCCCTATCACTCAATGGGGTATCGGACTTCGCGTGGAAGGCCATGCCGAATTTATCGGCGCGGTCTACGATCGAGTGATCGCAAATGCCAACAACTCCTGA